The Deinococcus cellulosilyticus NBRC 106333 = KACC 11606 genome contains a region encoding:
- the ilvB gene encoding biosynthetic-type acetolactate synthase large subunit, with translation MTQTMTGAELLLHTLREHGITTLFGIPGAMNLPIYDALGKFGMRHILTRHEQGAVHAAEGFARSSKQVGVCLATSGPAATNLITGLGDALLDHVSVLALTGNVPTHLQGTRAFQELDIVSIARPVTKGAFQVRSASQIPGIVREALHLAQSGKPGPVLIDLPQDIQTQRVQVNPRFLAEPPLSSRTDPEAFRQVMKALKSASRPVLLLGGGAQDARDVRSFVETTGLPVVHTLQGIGILPANHPQRIGMPGVYGSARANQTISEADLILGIGVRFDDRLTGKLALFAPQARILHIDLDPLEFGRLIQPELSIQARSEDTFEALCVFAEPLNLAAWWSRIQGFTEQQAPSRWSMAFALQALSQVLDPFDILTTDVGHHQMLAAHHCPPSRPRHWLTSGGLGTMGYALPAAAGAAIAKPDQRVICICGDGGFQMTHQELSTVVAHNLNVKILVLDNGHLGMVRQYQDLFTRAGRSEVELTSSNPDFTRLAQAYQIPAWKVQDQMDLPHALQLWLNQPGPALLHAQVPAEENIPVVPAGQHLTQLMVQKAQQNILL, from the coding sequence ATGACACAGACCATGACCGGAGCGGAACTGCTCCTCCACACCCTCAGGGAACACGGCATCACCACCCTCTTTGGCATTCCCGGAGCCATGAACCTGCCGATTTACGATGCGCTGGGGAAGTTCGGCATGCGCCACATCCTCACCCGGCACGAACAGGGGGCCGTTCATGCCGCAGAAGGGTTTGCCCGCAGCAGCAAGCAGGTTGGGGTGTGCCTCGCAACTTCTGGACCTGCGGCCACCAACCTGATCACGGGCCTTGGGGACGCCCTGCTGGATCATGTTTCTGTGCTGGCCCTCACCGGGAACGTGCCCACCCACCTGCAGGGAACCCGCGCTTTTCAGGAGCTCGACATTGTGTCCATCGCCCGTCCGGTCACCAAAGGGGCGTTTCAGGTGAGGTCTGCAAGCCAGATTCCAGGCATCGTGCGTGAGGCGTTGCATCTGGCCCAGTCTGGAAAACCCGGGCCTGTCCTGATTGACCTTCCGCAGGACATTCAAACCCAGCGGGTGCAGGTCAACCCTCGCTTTCTGGCTGAGCCTCCACTTTCGAGCCGCACCGACCCAGAAGCTTTCAGGCAGGTGATGAAAGCCCTGAAAAGTGCATCCAGACCTGTGCTGCTCCTTGGGGGTGGGGCGCAGGACGCTCGTGATGTGCGGTCCTTTGTGGAAACCACGGGCCTTCCAGTGGTGCACACCCTTCAGGGCATTGGCATTCTTCCGGCAAACCACCCGCAACGCATCGGGATGCCAGGAGTGTACGGAAGTGCCAGAGCCAACCAGACCATCAGCGAGGCCGACCTCATCCTGGGCATTGGAGTGCGCTTTGATGACAGGCTCACTGGAAAACTGGCCCTGTTTGCACCACAGGCACGCATCTTGCACATTGACCTGGACCCCCTGGAATTTGGCCGCCTGATCCAGCCTGAACTCAGCATTCAGGCCCGTTCTGAAGACACCTTCGAGGCCCTTTGTGTTTTTGCAGAACCCCTCAACCTCGCTGCATGGTGGAGCCGAATTCAGGGTTTCACTGAACAGCAGGCTCCATCACGCTGGAGCATGGCTTTTGCACTGCAGGCTCTGAGTCAGGTGCTGGACCCTTTCGACATCCTCACCACCGACGTGGGTCATCACCAGATGCTGGCCGCCCACCACTGTCCCCCTTCAAGGCCACGCCACTGGCTGACTTCTGGTGGACTGGGCACCATGGGTTATGCCCTTCCGGCAGCAGCAGGTGCCGCCATTGCCAAGCCTGATCAGCGGGTGATCTGCATCTGCGGGGATGGCGGCTTCCAGATGACCCACCAGGAACTGTCCACCGTGGTGGCCCACAACCTCAATGTGAAGATTCTGGTGCTGGACAATGGGCATCTGGGCATGGTCAGGCAGTACCAGGACCTCTTCACCCGGGCAGGCCGCAGTGAGGTGGAACTGACCTCCAGCAACCCCGACTTCACCCGCCTGGCCCAGGCCTACCAGATTCCCGCGTGGAAGGTGCAGGATCAGATGGATCTCCCACATGCCCTGCAGCTCTGGCTGAACCAGCCTGGACCAGCCCTGCTCCACGCCCAGGTGCCTGCAGAAGAGAACATTCCTGTGGTTCCCGCTGGACAACACCTGACCCAACTGATGGTGCAGAAGGCACAACAGAACATTTTGCTCTGA
- a CDS encoding carbonic anhydrase, which yields MKNVQHSRRNFLRLAAGATLAASTLGLPRMALAAPFAPDKPATPDAALKELLDGNLRYIRGRLRHPDQRPGRIAEVAKGQHPFAVILGCADSRVPPEVVFDQGLGNLFVVRVAGNIASDDVMGSIEYAVEELNVPLVMVLGHARCGAVTATLNAMDQGATVPAHISSLVEAIKPVAQQVSRDTPDRVDVVVRKNALHAADQLRHESEILHEKLSSGTLKIVSARYNLDDGRVELIG from the coding sequence ATGAAGAACGTTCAGCATTCACGCCGGAATTTTTTGCGACTTGCAGCAGGGGCCACCCTCGCCGCCAGCACCCTGGGACTTCCCAGGATGGCTCTGGCAGCCCCTTTCGCCCCGGACAAACCCGCAACCCCAGATGCGGCGCTGAAGGAATTGCTGGACGGCAACCTCAGGTACATCCGGGGCAGGCTCCGTCACCCGGACCAGCGTCCTGGCCGCATTGCGGAGGTTGCCAAAGGGCAGCATCCCTTCGCGGTGATTCTGGGCTGCGCAGACTCCCGGGTTCCCCCGGAAGTGGTTTTCGATCAGGGCCTCGGGAACCTGTTTGTGGTGCGGGTGGCCGGAAACATTGCCTCCGATGACGTGATGGGTTCCATTGAATATGCCGTGGAGGAGCTGAATGTTCCCCTGGTGATGGTGCTTGGTCATGCCCGTTGTGGTGCCGTGACCGCCACCCTGAACGCGATGGACCAGGGAGCAACCGTTCCAGCCCACATCAGCAGTCTGGTGGAGGCCATCAAACCTGTGGCGCAGCAGGTGTCCAGAGACACACCAGACCGTGTGGATGTGGTGGTGCGCAAAAATGCCCTGCATGCTGCAGATCAGCTGAGGCATGAGAGTGAGATCCTGCACGAGAAACTTTCCTCGGGGACGCTCAAGATCGTCAGTGCCCGCTACAACCTTGATGATGGTCGAGTTGAACTGATCGGCTGA
- a CDS encoding LacI family DNA-binding transcriptional regulator, whose protein sequence is MTRKATLHDVAEAAGVSPSTVSRFLSGKGRMSPETRERIQQAIGELGYMPNVVARGLVQGHSFSIGVMTQDIASPLYGAALLGVQETLKGTDFAPIYVDGRWSALDEEAALNRLMGRVDGIIVIGGLLAAATLTHFARRLPVVGVGRLIPEFERQCVVVDNYAGSRAAMQHLLDLGHRQIAHITGPLFQPDALERLRGYTEALSEVGIPVREDLIIRGNFMEPSGAQAITQLLSLGQPFTAVFAGNDSMALGARLALHQHGLRVPEDVSLMGFDDSYVSAYMMPPLTTVEQPMQELGSMAARKMLKLLSGEKTELQKVTPRLMVRDSVRSLQT, encoded by the coding sequence ATGACCAGAAAAGCCACATTGCATGATGTTGCAGAAGCTGCAGGCGTGTCGCCGAGCACCGTATCCCGATTTCTTTCCGGCAAGGGGCGCATGTCTCCAGAGACCCGCGAGCGCATCCAGCAGGCCATTGGTGAGCTGGGGTACATGCCCAATGTGGTGGCCCGTGGTCTGGTGCAGGGGCACTCATTCTCCATCGGAGTGATGACCCAGGACATCGCTTCCCCGCTGTATGGAGCAGCCCTGCTGGGGGTACAGGAAACCCTCAAGGGCACTGATTTTGCGCCGATCTATGTGGATGGCCGCTGGAGTGCGCTGGATGAGGAGGCCGCCCTGAACCGCCTGATGGGCCGGGTGGATGGGATCATCGTGATCGGTGGTCTGCTCGCAGCCGCAACCCTGACCCACTTTGCCCGTCGTCTCCCGGTGGTCGGGGTGGGCCGATTGATTCCAGAGTTTGAGCGCCAGTGCGTGGTGGTGGACAATTACGCCGGATCGCGTGCCGCCATGCAGCACCTGCTCGACCTTGGGCACCGCCAGATTGCCCACATCACCGGGCCCCTGTTTCAACCGGATGCCCTGGAGCGGCTCAGGGGCTACACCGAGGCCCTTTCTGAAGTGGGAATTCCCGTGCGTGAAGACCTGATCATCCGTGGGAATTTCATGGAGCCTTCGGGGGCTCAGGCCATCACCCAGTTGCTGTCGCTGGGACAACCGTTCACAGCGGTTTTTGCCGGCAATGATTCAATGGCCTTGGGGGCCAGGCTTGCCCTGCACCAGCACGGCCTGCGGGTGCCGGAAGATGTGTCCCTGATGGGCTTCGATGACAGTTACGTTTCAGCCTACATGATGCCTCCCCTGACCACCGTGGAACAGCCCATGCAGGAACTGGGCTCCATGGCTGCCCGCAAGATGCTGAAGCTGCTTTCTGGAGAGAAAACCGAGCTGCAGAAGGTCACCCCACGCCTGATGGTGCGGGACTCTGTGAGATCATTGCAAACCTGA
- a CDS encoding alpha/beta fold hydrolase gives MESIVSGGTTLTSAPGITELDLHLPDGRTLHVYQTENNDAFPMFWFHGTPNLGSPPGPLLEHAAKLGFRWVSCDRPAYGRSTPVPDRSVASAASDVKAIADHLGLDHFVVMGHSGGGPHALACAALLPDRVKAAVSLSGLAPFDAPGLDYFAGMHPSSVASLSAAAQGRAAKEAFEASAPEFDPEVFTPADHAALSGRWSWLNEVVEPALVAGPEGLIEDDLAYVKGWGFEPAQLKVPTLIVHGEEDRMVPVSHARWLATQVGHAELWANPEAGHIAILDLAPAALAWLKRQLWSDSTTGLSVLG, from the coding sequence ATGGAAAGCATCGTTTCAGGAGGCACCACATTGACCAGTGCACCGGGCATCACAGAATTGGACCTGCACCTTCCAGATGGCCGCACCCTGCATGTGTATCAGACGGAGAACAATGACGCTTTCCCGATGTTCTGGTTTCATGGCACCCCGAATCTGGGTTCCCCTCCTGGACCTTTGCTGGAGCATGCAGCAAAATTGGGGTTTCGGTGGGTGTCCTGTGACCGGCCTGCTTACGGCAGGTCCACCCCCGTCCCGGATCGAAGTGTCGCTTCTGCAGCCTCAGATGTAAAAGCCATCGCGGACCATCTGGGCCTGGACCATTTCGTGGTGATGGGTCATTCTGGCGGAGGTCCCCATGCCCTGGCCTGTGCAGCCCTGTTGCCAGATCGGGTGAAGGCTGCAGTCAGTCTCTCAGGTCTGGCCCCTTTTGATGCTCCAGGACTGGATTATTTTGCTGGGATGCACCCTTCCAGTGTAGCTTCTCTCTCTGCTGCTGCTCAGGGACGGGCGGCAAAGGAAGCTTTTGAAGCCTCTGCTCCCGAGTTCGACCCTGAAGTGTTCACCCCTGCAGACCACGCTGCCCTCTCTGGACGCTGGTCCTGGCTCAATGAAGTGGTGGAACCTGCGCTGGTTGCAGGGCCAGAAGGTCTCATTGAAGACGATCTCGCCTATGTGAAGGGATGGGGCTTTGAGCCCGCACAGCTGAAAGTGCCCACCCTGATCGTTCATGGTGAGGAGGACCGCATGGTGCCCGTTTCTCACGCCCGGTGGCTTGCAACCCAGGTCGGGCATGCAGAGCTGTGGGCAAACCCAGAGGCCGGACACATTGCCATTCTGGACCTCGCTCCTGCTGCGCTGGCGTGGTTGAAGAGGCAGCTCTGGAGCGACTCGACCACAGGTCTTTCAGTTCTGGGATGA
- a CDS encoding LysR family transcriptional regulator, which translates to MQFHQLAGFVRIVDAGSFTLAAEQLRITQSALSHAIASLEKELQVTLLQRDRQGARPTEAGERLLPHVREILARLERIRHEARNTTGLLSGRVRIGSIPSATVDFLPRAIAAFSRQHPNIDLVMLEEPSQGHGRLLDWLTSHTIDLALIELPLAEFDTVPLMDDELCAVLPADSPLAELEAVPMQELVGLPFVLSRYSSEPLIHQAFQGAGEMPDIRFEVQDLGTLISLVREGLGISLVPRLALPKTPEGLALRSVSPRIERRLGFLVRSLEGAAPAVQAFMQSAQKLLL; encoded by the coding sequence ATGCAGTTTCATCAACTTGCTGGATTCGTTCGCATTGTCGATGCAGGCTCTTTCACCCTGGCCGCAGAGCAACTTCGGATCACCCAGTCTGCCCTCAGCCACGCCATTGCAAGCCTGGAAAAGGAACTCCAGGTGACCCTGCTGCAAAGGGACAGACAGGGGGCCAGGCCCACCGAAGCTGGAGAACGCCTGCTGCCTCACGTGCGGGAAATTCTGGCCCGGCTCGAACGCATCCGGCATGAGGCCCGGAACACCACGGGCTTGCTTTCCGGGCGGGTGCGCATTGGGTCCATCCCCAGTGCCACAGTGGATTTTCTGCCCCGTGCCATTGCGGCTTTCAGCAGACAGCACCCGAACATCGATCTTGTCATGCTCGAAGAACCCAGCCAGGGACACGGAAGGTTGCTGGACTGGCTCACCTCGCACACCATTGACCTTGCCCTGATTGAACTTCCCCTGGCAGAATTCGACACCGTGCCCCTGATGGACGATGAACTGTGTGCCGTGCTTCCAGCAGATTCCCCACTGGCCGAACTTGAAGCCGTGCCCATGCAAGAACTTGTGGGTCTCCCCTTTGTGCTCTCCAGGTACAGCAGCGAGCCCCTGATCCACCAGGCCTTCCAGGGGGCAGGAGAGATGCCAGACATCCGCTTTGAAGTGCAGGACCTGGGGACCCTCATCAGTCTGGTGCGGGAGGGCCTGGGCATCTCACTGGTTCCCAGGCTTGCCCTTCCCAAAACGCCAGAAGGACTCGCTTTGCGTTCTGTTTCACCCCGAATCGAGCGCAGATTGGGGTTTCTGGTGCGCTCCCTGGAAGGGGCTGCACCTGCCGTGCAGGCTTTCATGCAAAGCGCCCAGAAACTCCTGCTCTGA
- a CDS encoding transposase, giving the protein MPAPHIYHLQDQQWDHMLLGIPRLAVKDRRVFEAILHVLSTALPWDDLPEDFGITSRTAWNRYQKWQREGLWEDVLSGFLGSCDATEQQLWLRRLQEAALQRTHKYGTRKRPLLAEH; this is encoded by the coding sequence ATGCCTGCACCCCACATTTACCACCTGCAAGACCAGCAATGGGACCACATGCTGCTGGGCATTCCCAGGCTGGCCGTGAAAGACCGCCGGGTCTTTGAAGCCATTTTGCATGTGCTCAGCACTGCCCTTCCCTGGGATGACCTCCCTGAGGATTTTGGCATCACTTCACGCACCGCCTGGAACAGGTATCAGAAATGGCAGCGAGAAGGTCTCTGGGAGGATGTTCTCTCAGGGTTTCTGGGCAGTTGTGATGCCACAGAACAGCAACTGTGGCTCAGACGCTTGCAGGAAGCAGCCTTGCAGCGGACCCATAAGTATGGGACCCGCAAACGCCCACTGCTGGCCGAGCATTGA
- a CDS encoding cyclase family protein, translated as MNTAEGTTPISDRRIKFDFEVTFSNGGGIQGQDFRLDLHAQDLSDAELADHIVRDLRLLMVQEVRILNREIIHERHKRAVQGPSAEAQESVRYVDLSHTIVDGMVTYKGFPAPILCDFLSREASKSLYSEGTTFQIDKLVMVGNTGTYLDSPFHRYAEGKDLSDLDLRQLVDLDTVVIRVTGMQGRAVDRGAFAATDVRGKAVLVHTGWAQHWGTEQYFEGHPFLTEDAAVYLRDQGAVLVGIDSLNIDDTRGGTRPVHSTLLGADILIVEHLRGLEQLPNSGFTFSAVPVKVKGMGTFPVRAFATLKQ; from the coding sequence ATGAACACTGCAGAGGGCACCACCCCCATTTCAGACCGCCGCATCAAATTTGACTTTGAAGTGACTTTCTCCAACGGTGGAGGCATCCAGGGACAGGATTTCCGGCTGGATCTTCATGCACAAGACCTTTCAGACGCAGAACTTGCCGATCACATTGTCAGGGATCTGCGGCTTCTGATGGTGCAGGAGGTGCGCATTCTCAACAGGGAGATCATCCACGAGCGGCACAAAAGGGCAGTTCAGGGCCCTTCTGCAGAGGCACAGGAGTCTGTCCGCTACGTTGACCTGAGCCACACCATTGTGGATGGCATGGTGACCTACAAAGGATTTCCAGCCCCCATCCTCTGTGATTTTCTGAGCCGTGAGGCCTCAAAGTCCCTGTACAGCGAGGGAACCACCTTCCAGATCGACAAACTGGTGATGGTGGGGAACACCGGAACCTACCTCGACAGTCCCTTCCACCGGTATGCAGAAGGCAAGGACCTCTCGGACCTGGACCTCAGGCAACTGGTGGACCTGGACACGGTGGTCATCCGGGTGACCGGCATGCAGGGGAGGGCCGTGGACCGGGGTGCCTTTGCAGCCACAGACGTGCGTGGGAAGGCTGTGCTGGTGCACACTGGATGGGCACAGCACTGGGGCACCGAGCAGTACTTTGAGGGCCACCCTTTCCTGACCGAAGACGCTGCCGTCTACCTGAGGGATCAGGGAGCCGTGCTGGTGGGCATCGATTCCCTCAACATTGACGACACACGTGGAGGGACCCGTCCGGTGCACTCCACCCTGCTTGGAGCAGACATCCTGATCGTGGAGCACCTCAGAGGTCTGGAACAACTGCCCAATTCAGGTTTCACGTTCAGTGCTGTGCCGGTGAAGGTAAAAGGCATGGGCACCTTCCCTGTGCGCGCATTTGCCACCCTGAAACAGTGA
- a CDS encoding CPBP family intramembrane glutamic endopeptidase, translated as MTRLPYRLVLPFVWVSFLMSWLLWLPKLIHQAQGQPDPYPYLHFVGSLGPAVGALLVCALMDRGRFRQLLGDLWQVKVPVRWWLLALSPLLMMLVAMLLSPSSQWSQFLRVNEYPGLPFALLLVCEVFFYGYGEEVGWRGFLYPLFKERFTPFWASMAVLPFWAVWHLPLLLTSATYQSMGPLLFGWLISLTTGALLTSWMYDRTHRSLPVLAVFHGVLDVAMVNAGVTPLSLNLMGAATTLLGIWAGVALWKDRRSAPKSQKN; from the coding sequence ATGACCCGCCTTCCTTATCGTCTGGTTTTGCCTTTCGTCTGGGTGTCCTTTCTGATGTCCTGGCTGTTGTGGTTGCCCAAACTGATCCATCAGGCGCAGGGGCAGCCCGATCCTTACCCTTACCTGCATTTTGTCGGCAGCCTTGGGCCTGCTGTGGGGGCACTGCTGGTGTGTGCCTTGATGGACAGGGGCCGTTTCCGGCAACTCCTCGGAGACCTCTGGCAGGTGAAGGTGCCTGTCCGCTGGTGGTTGCTTGCCCTGAGCCCCCTTTTGATGATGCTGGTTGCCATGCTGCTCAGCCCCTCATCCCAGTGGTCACAATTCCTCAGGGTGAACGAGTACCCCGGCCTGCCTTTTGCCCTGCTGCTGGTCTGTGAGGTGTTCTTTTACGGATATGGAGAGGAAGTGGGCTGGAGGGGATTCCTGTATCCCCTTTTCAAGGAGCGGTTCACCCCTTTCTGGGCTTCCATGGCTGTGTTGCCGTTCTGGGCGGTCTGGCACCTCCCCCTGCTTCTCACCAGTGCCACCTATCAGAGCATGGGACCACTGCTTTTTGGCTGGCTGATCAGCCTGACCACCGGAGCCCTGCTCACCTCGTGGATGTACGACCGCACCCACAGAAGCCTGCCAGTGCTGGCCGTGTTTCACGGGGTGCTGGATGTGGCAATGGTGAATGCAGGGGTCACCCCCCTGTCCCTCAACCTGATGGGCGCAGCAACCACCCTGCTGGGCATCTGGGCAGGGGTGGCCCTGTGGAAGGACCGACGCTCTGCCCCTAAATCCCAGAAGAACTAA
- a CDS encoding carboxymuconolactone decarboxylase family protein — translation MKKLPATYRSFIETYPEIARAYQSLGEAIHQQGPLTERERRLVKLALAVGSQQEGAVHSQTRKGMDHGLTAEEMHQVVLLGMTTLGFPRTIAALTWVDDLLEPEASPKDPTADEPEQF, via the coding sequence ATGAAAAAATTGCCCGCCACCTACCGCTCATTCATTGAAACCTACCCAGAAATCGCCCGTGCCTACCAGAGCCTTGGTGAGGCGATCCACCAGCAAGGACCCCTGACCGAACGGGAACGCCGACTGGTCAAACTGGCCCTTGCCGTCGGAAGCCAGCAGGAAGGGGCCGTGCACAGCCAGACCCGCAAGGGCATGGACCACGGTCTGACTGCAGAGGAAATGCATCAGGTGGTGCTGCTTGGCATGACCACCCTCGGGTTTCCCAGAACCATTGCGGCCCTCACCTGGGTGGATGACCTGCTGGAACCAGAGGCGTCCCCAAAAGACCCCACTGCAGATGAACCTGAGCAGTTTTAG
- a CDS encoding EamA family transporter, producing MSTLKGVLCATGAALAFSTLSIFGKLAPELGLNTITLLFWRFALAASVLVLLTAKLPLNRSLRLPALLLGLLYAAQATLYFLALSHLPAGTTSLILYLSPALVVGLQWTSGKTPTRAQLLALMAVLLGVTVLAGRMNLTSSGLLGWGLALSSAVCYALYLFLGPRLLKDAPPLAATAQSTLGTGLGLGLLGLGSGDLHVPDPSAWPLIAAVALVPTVLALPATLQASTLLGSDRASLLLTLEPVFVLLLASMVLGEPITLPHLIGGSLILLGAAASSRTSEASTTKLPAAR from the coding sequence GTGAGCACCCTGAAGGGGGTGCTCTGTGCCACTGGAGCCGCTCTGGCCTTCTCGACCCTCTCGATTTTCGGGAAGCTGGCCCCGGAACTGGGCCTGAACACCATCACATTGCTGTTCTGGCGTTTTGCCCTGGCCGCCTCTGTCCTGGTGCTGCTCACAGCAAAGCTACCCCTGAACAGATCCCTGCGCCTGCCTGCACTGCTGCTGGGACTCCTCTATGCAGCCCAGGCCACCCTGTATTTCCTGGCCCTTTCACACCTGCCTGCGGGGACCACCTCCCTGATTCTGTACCTGAGCCCGGCCCTGGTGGTTGGTCTGCAGTGGACGTCAGGAAAAACACCCACCCGCGCACAACTCCTTGCCCTGATGGCCGTGCTGCTGGGGGTCACGGTGCTGGCTGGAAGGATGAACCTCACCTCCAGTGGACTGCTGGGCTGGGGGCTGGCCCTCTCTTCTGCAGTGTGTTACGCCCTGTACCTGTTCCTGGGGCCAAGGCTCCTCAAAGACGCACCACCCCTGGCTGCAACCGCACAGAGCACCCTGGGAACGGGTCTGGGTCTGGGGTTGCTGGGACTGGGATCAGGTGACCTCCATGTTCCAGATCCGTCTGCATGGCCCCTCATTGCCGCTGTGGCCCTGGTGCCAACGGTTCTGGCCCTGCCCGCGACCCTGCAGGCGAGCACCCTTCTGGGGTCAGACCGGGCTTCCTTGCTGCTGACCCTGGAACCTGTTTTTGTGTTGCTGCTGGCCAGCATGGTCCTGGGTGAACCCATCACCTTGCCGCACCTGATCGGTGGAAGCCTGATCCTGCTGGGGGCTGCCGCGTCCAGCAGGACCAGTGAGGCCAGCACAACAAAGCTTCCTGCAGCCAGATGA